One genomic region from Nymphaea colorata isolate Beijing-Zhang1983 chromosome 12, ASM883128v2, whole genome shotgun sequence encodes:
- the LOC116265337 gene encoding zinc finger protein CONSTANS-LIKE 3-like, giving the protein MNPPLPPSGHCDLNQGPATQVGHDFMCLGTHSLQYNHESPADSRQPVPEFQAFQLFPQEDEPTWLYNNSWHQSGGQTVEPLEHMRLASRGNSNHDMPNSYVQRLTLDVCSTASSSASQPLEFPVQGQASGCCSTITEAAAQGIDTRNPNESCSAAEREARVSRYREKRKKRQFEKKIRYASRKAYAEKRPRVKGRFVKSTEADPVEPASHYSMEWFHP; this is encoded by the exons ATGAATCCTCCCCTGCCGCCCTCAGGCCACTGCGACCTTAACCAGGGGCCGGCAACCCAAGTAGGCCACGACTTCATGTGCCTCGGCACTCACAGTCTACAGTACAACCATGAAAGCCCGGCTGATTCCCGGCAGCCGGTGCCTGAATTCCAGGCGTTCCAACTCTTCCCGCAAGAAGACGAACCCACTTGGCTGTATAATAACTCTTGGCACCAAAGTGGGGGCCAGACGGTGGAACCGCTGGAACATATGAGGCTGGCGAGTCGAGGGAATTCGAATCATGATATGCCCAATTCTTATGTCCAGCGGCTGACTTTGGATGTTTGCAGCACCGCCAGCTCGTCCGCGTCTCAGCCCTTGGAGTTTCCCGTCCAAGGACAG GCCTCTGGTTGCTGCAGCACAATCACAGAAGCTGCTGCTCAGGGCATTGACACCAGAAACCCAAATGAAAGCTGCTCGGCTGCGGAGAGAGAAGCAAGGGTGTCGAGAtacagagagaagagaaagaagcgCCAGTTTGAGAAGAAGATTCGGTACGCTTCGCGAAAGGCTTATGCCGAAAAGAGGCCAAGAGTCAAGGGGCGATTTGTGAAGAGCACAGAAGCTGATCCAGTGGAGCCAGCCTCCCACTATTCTATGGAATGGTTCCACCCCTAA
- the LOC116266207 gene encoding cell number regulator 6-like isoform X1: MEIARQIRWLPFLRDLLLFRLANVRIAHQSGSLRSKTKEGWQGLFCPCVLFGRNLENLREVIPWTRPCICHAIFVEGGTARSTATAILHHRGIDPSTSFLIGAGLLLTWWVCGIYRGLFQQKLRRKYHLRGPFVLKRALILVEFFCANVKILLDSIMKDGNDIATKE, from the exons ATGGAAATTGCGCGTCAAATCCGTTGGCTTCCTTTCCTGCGAg ATCTTTTGCTGTTTCGGCTTGCGAACGTGAGGATTGCTCATCAATCGGGATCCCTGAGGTCGAAAACGAAAGAGG GTTGGCAGGGACTGTTTTGCCCATGTGTGCTATTTGGTcgaaatcttgaaaatttgaggGAAGTCATTCCGTGGACTAGGCCTTGTATTTGTCATGCCATATTTGTTGAGGGCGGCACAGCACGTTCAACAGCAACTGCAATACTCCATCACCGTGGCATTGATCCCTCAACGTCGTTCCTGATCGGTGCAGGATTGCTGCTCACTTGGTGGGTGTGTGGCATCTACAGGGGCCTATTTCAGCAAAAATTGCGTAGGAAATATCATTTaag GGGGCCTTTTGTTCTTAAAAGGGCATTAATTTTGGTGGAGTTTTTTTGTGCAAACGTCAAGATTCTTTTGGACAGCATTATGAAGGATGGCAATGATATAGCTACCAAAG AATGA
- the LOC116266290 gene encoding leucine-rich repeat receptor-like protein kinase TDR, whose protein sequence is MLLHATFLHPLLLLFFLTPLALSSTIPTTLFSLLSLKSSLSDPSNALHDWNTTTKAATGATTYPRPPWCSWSGVTCHPRTLQVISLDISRRNLSGTIPREIRLLTQLRHLNLSNNAFEGPLQPAIFRLPSLRTMDINHNNFNATFPPGFEALRSLAYFSAFSNSFTGPLPARLPPFLQHLNLGGSYFTGSIPASYGGYPTLRFIHLAGNVLAGPLPSQLGNLTRLEHLEVGYNDYSGGLPREFGSMASLSYLDVSSANLSGTLPPEISNLTRLNSLFLFKNRFAGDIPPEIARLQFLSVLDLSDNRLSGEIPSGISLLGNLTFLNLMSNRLGGSIPDGVSDLPNLETLLLWNNSLTGWIPQTLGLNGRLTYLDVSSNFLTGPIPDTLCAGQRLYRLILFSNLLTGPIPDSLAHCALLWRFRAEENRLSGEIPEGFGSLRNLTYVDLSRNNFSGRIPDDLSRAPRLQFMNISRNRFETGLPDRIWGFPSLQIFSASYCDLTGGIPQFLDGCQNIYKVELEGNRLAGSIPEDIGSCEKLVTVRFSKNSLSGRIPSELATLPSITEIDLSQNSLSGEIPELFVNCSTLESFNVSYNMLSGRVPSSGPIFQQLHPSSFTGNPGLCGGVLRPCPEPADVSSENPSQQRREKKTAGPLVWILAVAVATGMFALVVGQRVLHRTIVVYGIGRNYKREVRMGPWTMTAFQRLNFTVDAVVQCLNSGENIVGMGSAGTVFRASMPGGEVIAVKKLWGRPCKGRGTKPGGSSGVLSEVEVLGRVRHRNIVRLLGCCSNDDTTLLLYEYMPNGNLDDWLHGKKDGSTSSAPFDHPDDDGDRKKDGSAGPAGDWVTRYKIAVGVAEGIKYLHHDCQPLIVHRDLKPSNILLDADMEARVADFGVAKLLDETDGSMSVIAGSYGYIAPEYAYTLQVDQKSDIYSFGVVLMEIISGRRSVDGEFGDGNSIVDWVREKIRSKEGALEVLDKKAGAECESVREEMLLVLRVALLCTARSPADRPTMRDVVSMLREAKPKRKDVPEGIAGGHGGDGRPVK, encoded by the exons ATGCTTCTTCATGCTACGTTTCTCCACCCTCTTCTTCTGCTCTTCTTCCTCACACCCTTAGCACTCTCCAGCACCATCCCCACCACCctcttttctctcctctctctgaAATCCTCACTCTCAGACCCTTCAAATGCCCTCCACGATTGGAACACCACCACCAAAGCAGCCACCGGTGCCACCACTTATCCCCGACCACCATGGTGCAGCTGGTCCGGCGTCACCTGCCACCCCCGAACCCTCCAAGTCATCTCCCTGGACATTTCCCGCCGCAACCTCTCCGGCACCATCCCCCGGGAAATCCGCCTCCTGACGCAGCTGCGCCATCTGAACCTCAGCAATAACGCCTTCGAGGGCCCACTCCAGCCGGCCATCTTTCGGCTGCCCTCCCTAAGAACCATGGACATCAACCATAACAACTTCAACGCCACATTCCCTCCGGGCTTTGAAGCCCTTCGTTCGCTGGCCTACTTCTCCGCCTTCAGCAACAGCTTCACGGGACCCCTGCCCGCTCGCCTGCCCCCTTTTTTGCAGCACCTCAATCTTGGGGGCAGCTACTTCACGGGCAGCATTCCGGCGAGTTATGGCGGCTATCCGACTCTTCGATTCATCCACCTCGCCGGGAACGTCCTGGCCGGCCCCCTGCCTTCCCAGCTCGGCAACCTCACCAGACTCGAGCACCTCGAGGTCGGCTACAACGACTATTCCGGCGGCCTCCCTCGCGAGTTCGGATCGATGGCCTCCCTGTCCTACCTCGACGTCTCGTCGGCGAACCTATCCGGGACGCTCCCGCCTGAGATATCTAACCTCACGCGTCTCAATTCGCTGTTCCTCTTCAAGAACCGGTTCGCTGGCGACATCCCACCGGAGATCGCGCGCCTGCAATTTCTCTCGGTTCTCGACCTCTCCGACAACCGGCTCTCCGGCGAAATCCCGTCCGGAATTTCCCTCCTGGGAAATCTGACATTCCTGAATCTCATGAGCAACAGACTCGGTGGCAGCATTCCTGATGGCGTCTCCGATCTCCCCAATTTGGAAACACTGCTTCTGTGGAACAACTCGCTCACGGGATGGATCCCTCAGACGCTTGGGCTTAACGGACGGCTCACTTACCTTGACGTCTCGTCTAACTTCTTGACCGGTCCGATTCCCGATACGCTCTGCGCCGGACAGAGGCTCTACCGATTGATCCTCTTCTCCAACCTCCTCACCGGGCCGATTCCCGATTCTCTCGCCCACTGCGCGTTGTTATGGCGATTCAGAGCGGAGGAAAACCGTCTCTCCGGCGAAATCCCTGAGGGATTCGGATCGTTACGCAACTTGACGTACGTCGATCTCAGCCGAAATAATTTTTCCGGCAGAATTCCTGACGATCTCAGTCGGGCGCCGAGGTTGCAGTTCATGAACATTTCAAGAAACCGATTTGAGACTGGCCTTCCTGATCGGATTTGGGGATTTCCGAGCCTTCAGATCTTCTCGGCTAGTTATTGCGACCTGACCGGCGGTATTCCCCAGTTTCTCGACGGTTGCCAGAATATCTACAAGGTCGAACTCGAAGGGAACCGTCTCGCCGGAAGCATACCGGAAGATATCGGAAGCTGCGAGAAGCTTGTCACGGTCCGTTTCAGCAAGAACTCGCTGTCCGGCCGGATTCCGTCGGAGCTAGCGACGCTTCCGTCGATCACCGAGATCGATCTGTCGCAGAACTCGCTCTCCGGCGAGATTCCGGAGTTGTTCGTGAACTGCAGCACTCTCGAGAGTTTCAACGTCTCATACAACATGCTCTCAGGCAGAGTGCCCTCGTCGGGCCCTATCTTCCAGCAACTCCATCCTTCGTCATTTACAGGAAACCCTGGCCTATGCGGTGGCGTGCTCCGCCCGTGCCCCGAGCCAGCCGATGTCTCGTCGGAGAATCCATCCCAGCAACGGCGTGAAAAGAAGACGGCAGGACCGCTGGTGTGGATCCTCGCCGTGGCGGTCGCTACCGGAATGTTCGCGCTGGTGGTCGGCCAGCGGGTGCTCCACCGGACCATCGTTGTTTACGGCATCGGCCGGAACTACAAGCGGGAGGTTAGAATGGGTCCATGGACGATGACGGCCTTCCAGCGGTTGAATTTCACGGTCGACGCTGTGGTGCAGTGCCTGAATTCGGGGGAGAACATCGTGGGCATGGGCTCCGCGGGAACCGTCTTCCGGGCGTCCATGCCTGGCGGCGAGGTCATCGCCGTGAAGAAGCTCTGGGGGCGGCCATGCAAGGGAAGAGGGACGAAACCCGGAGGCAGCAGCGGCGTCCTATCGGAAGTGGAGGTCCTGGGGAGGGTCCGGCACCGAAACATCGTCCGGCTCTTGGGGTGCTGCAGCAACGATGATACGACGCTGCTGCTGTATGAGTACATGCCCAACGGCAACCTCGACGACTGGTTGCACGGGAAGAAGGATGGGTCGACGTCGTCCGCGCCGTTCGATCACCCGGACGACGACGGCGATCGAAAGAAGGACGGTTCGGCGGGGCCTGCCGGCGATTGGGTGACGCGGTACAAGATCGCGGTGGGAGTGGCGGAAGGGATCAAGTACCTGCACCACGATTGCCAGCCGTTGATCGTGCATCGAGATCTGAAGCCGAGCAACATCCTGCTGGACGCGGACATGGAGGCTCGAGTCGCCGACTTCGGGGTCGCGAAGCTGTTGGACGAAACCGATGGGTCCATGTCTGTCATCGCCGGTTCCTACGGCTACATAGCGCCCG AATATGCCTACACGCTGCAGGTGGATCAGAAGAGCGACATCTACAGCTTCGGCGTGGTTTTAATGGAGATCATCAGCGGAAGGAGGTCGGTGGATGGCGAGTTCGGCGACGGCAACAGCATAGTCGACTGGGTTCGGGAGAAGATCAGGAGCAAGGAGGGGGCGTTGGAGGTGCTGGACAAGAAGGCCGGGGCCGAGTGCGAGTCCGTGCGCGAAGAAATGTTGTTGGTCCTGAGAGTGGCGCTGCTGTGCACGGCCAGGTCCCCTGCCGACCGGCCGACCATGCGGGACGTGGTGTCAATGTTGCGGGAAGCAAAGCCAAAGCGAAAGGATGTCCCCGAAGGCATTGCCGGTGGTCATGGAGGAGACGGCCGCCCTGTAAAATAG
- the LOC116266207 gene encoding cell number regulator 6-like isoform X3 produces MEIARQIRWLPFLRDLLLFRLANVRIAHQSGSLRSKTKEGWQGLFCPCVLFGRNLENLREVIPWTRPCICHAIFVEGGTARSTATAILHHRGIDPSTSFLIGAGLLLTWWVCGIYRGLFQQKLRRKYHLRGPFVLKRALILVEFFCANVKILLDSIMKDGNDIATKE; encoded by the exons ATGGAAATTGCGCGTCAAATCCGTTGGCTTCCTTTCCTGCGAg ATCTTTTGCTGTTTCGGCTTGCGAACGTGAGGATTGCTCATCAATCGGGATCCCTGAGGTCGAAAACGAAAGAGG GTTGGCAGGGACTGTTTTGCCCATGTGTGCTATTTGGTcgaaatcttgaaaatttgaggGAAGTCATTCCGTGGACTAGGCCTTGTATTTGTCATGCCATATTTGTTGAGGGCGGCACAGCACGTTCAACAGCAACTGCAATACTCCATCACCGTGGCATTGATCCCTCAACGTCGTTCCTGATCGGTGCAGGATTGCTGCTCACTTGGTGGGTGTGTGGCATCTACAGGGGCCTATTTCAGCAAAAATTGCGTAGGAAATATCATTTaag GGGGCCTTTTGTTCTTAAAAGGGCATTAATTTTGGTGGAGTTTTTTTGTGCAAACGTCAAGATTCTTTTGGACAGCATTATGAAGGATGGCAATGATATAGCTACCAAAG
- the LOC116265165 gene encoding LOW QUALITY PROTEIN: leucine-rich repeat receptor-like protein kinase TDR (The sequence of the model RefSeq protein was modified relative to this genomic sequence to represent the inferred CDS: inserted 1 base in 1 codon), producing the protein MLDYRRRHHHLLLLLYLLLLTRLTLSATIHTTLFSLLSLKSSFSDPSNTLLDWKNTTVIFAGTYAKPPWCSWSGVTCQPRTFNVISLNLSNRNLSGTISPEIRLLHQLRHLNLSHNAFEGPLQPNIFNLPSLRTLDINHNKFNSSFPSGFEGLHSLVYFSAFSNSFTGPLPSLLPPSIQHLDLGGSYFTDSVPASYGGFPTLRYLYLAGNVLTGFLPPQLGNLTLLEHLEIGYNNYSGGLPAELGSITALTYLDVSSANLSGPIPLEICNLTRLNTLFLFKNQLTGPIPPEIARLSSLAFLDLSENQISGDIPDGISLLKNLTLLNLMTNRLAGXIPDGLADLPNLEALRLWNNSLTGRIPPRLGLNGRLAHLDVSSNFLAGPIPDTLCTGQKLYRLILFDNLLTGPIPRSLANCTLLWRFRAENNLLSGEIPSGFGSLSNLTYVDLSRNSFSGRIPDDISQAPRLQFLNISNNRFAVALPDRIWHFPSLEIFSASYCNLKGRIPAFLDGCQSIYKIELDGNRLSGSVPEDIGNCKKLVSIQLSKNSLSGQIPSELATIPAITEVDLSQNSLSGKIPEVFANCTTLESFNVSYNSLSGRVPLSGPVFQLLQPSSFAGNPDLCGLILRRCPEPTDVASKHAPDQQHAKKTAGPLVWILAVALTTGMFALVAGSRVLHRRCVIHGIRRNYKEEMKMGPWTMTAFQRLNFTVDEVVQCLNCSEDIVGMGSAGTVYRASMSGGDVIAVKKLWARPCKDRAEKSDGRGVLSEVEVLGRVRHRNIVRLLGCCSNGDTSLLLYEYMPNGNLDGWLHGKKTGVPPFRQRGEGGDRKKEGGAGSAGDWVTRYKIAVGVAEGIKYLHHDCKPVIVHRDLKPSNILLDADLEARVADFGVAKLLDDSNGSMSVIAGSYGYIAPEYAYTLQVDEKSDIYSFGVVLMEIISGRRSVDAEYGDGNSIVDWVRNKIQTKEGVVEVLDKDAGADCGSVREEMLLVLRVALLCTTRCPADRPSMRDVVSMLQEAKPKRKAVNTSDLHGIDSHGVNKS; encoded by the exons ATGCTCGACtaccgccgccgccaccaccaccttcTCCTTCTTCTGTACCTCCTTCTCCTCACACGCTTAACCTTGTCCGCTACCATCCATACCACACTGTTTTCCCTCCTCTCTCTAAAATCCTCATTCTCAGACCCTTCCAATACCCTTCTCGACTGGAAGAACACAACCGTTATATTTGCCGGCACCTACGCTAAGCCACCATGGTGTAGCTGGTCCGGCGTCACCTGCCAACCCCGAACTTTCAATGTTATAAGTCTGAACCTCTCCAACCGCAACCTCTCAGGCACCATCTCGCCGGAGATCCGCCTGCTCCATCAGCTCCGCCACCTGAACCTCAGCCACAATGCCTTCGAGGGCCCACTCCAGCCGAACATATTCAATTTACCATCCCTCAGAACCCTCGACATCAATCATAACAAATTCAATTCCTCCTTCCCTTCGGGCTTCGAAGGCCTCCATTCCCTCGTCTACTTCTCCGCCTTTAGCAACAGTTTCACGGGACCGCTACCCTCTCTGCTGCCACCTTCGATACAGCACCTGGATCTTGGGGGAAGTTACTTCACCGATAGTGTTCCAGCCAGCTATGGTGGTTTTCCGACTCTTCGATACCTCTACCTCGCCGGGAACGTCCTCACCGGCTTCCTGCCACCGCAGCTCGGCAACCTCACCCTGCTCGAGCACCTGGAGATCGGCTACAACAACTACTCCGGGGGGCTCCCTGCCGAACTCGGGTCGATCACGGCCCTGACTTACCTCGACGTCTCGTCCGCCAACCTCTCTGGACCTATCCCACTAGAGATATGTAACCTCACACGTCTCAATACGTTGTTCCTCTTCAAGAACCAGTTGACGGGTCCCATCCCACCGGAGATTGCCCGACTCTCATCACTCGCCTTTCTTGACCTGTCGGAGAATCAGATCTCCGGCGATATTCCCGACGGAATTTCACTACTAAAGAACCTAACCCTCCTCAATCTCATGACCAATCGTCTGGCGG GCATACCAGACGGCTTGGCGGACCTGCCCAATTTGGAAGCCCTGCGCTTGTGGAACAACTCGCTCACAGGACGGATTCCACCGCGGCTTGGACTCAATGGACGACTCGCGCATCTCGATGTCTCGTCCAACTTCCTCGCCGGTCCGATTCCAGATACGCTTTGTACCGGGCAAAAGCTCTACCGGTTGATCCTCTTCGACAACCTCCTCACCGGTCCAATTCCCCGCTCGCTAGCGAACTGCACCTTACTGTGGCGATTCAGGGCGGAGAATAACCTGTTGTCCGGCGAGATCCCCAGTGGGTTCGGCTCCTTATCCAATCTAACGTACGTTGATCTGAGCCGGAACAGTTTCTCTGGCCGGATTCCCGACGACATCAGTCAGGCACCGCGATTGCAGTTCCTGAACATATCGAACAATCGATTTGCGGTGGCACTTCCTGATCGCATTTGGCACTTTCCTAGTCTTGAGATCTTCTCGGCGAGTTACTGTAATTTGAAGGGAAGAATACCAGCGTTCCTCGATGGGTGCCAAAGTATCTATAAGATCGAACTCGATGGCAATCGTCTGAGCGGAAGCGTGCCGGAAGATATTGGAAATTGCAAGAAGTTGGTGAGCATTCAGTTGAGCAAGAATTCGCTCTCCGGCCAAATCCCGTCGGAGCTGGCCACAATTCCGGCAATAACCGAAGTTGATCTTTCGCAGAACTCCCTCTCAGGCAAGATACCAGAGGTATTCGCGAACTGCACCACGCTCGAGAGCTTCAATGTCTCTTACAACTCACTGTCAGGCAGGGTGCCGTTGTCGGGCCCGGTATTTCAACTTCTCCAACCGTCGTCATTCGCGGGGAACCCAGACCTTTGTGGCCTCATCCTTCGACGTTGCCCGGAGCCCACCGATGTTGCGTCGAAGCATGCACCAGACCAGCAACACGCAAAGAAGACAGCAGGCCCCTTGGTTTGGATTCTTGCGGTGGCACTAACGACCGGGATGTTCGCCCTGGTCGCCGGCAGTCGTGTGTTGCATCGGAGGTGCGTCATCCACGGCATCCGCCGGAACTACAAAGAAGAGATGAAGATGGGACCTTGGACGATGACGGCCTTCCAGCGACTGAATTTCACCGTAGACGAGGTGGTGCAGTGCCTGAACTGCAGCGAGGATATCGTCGGCATGGGATCGGCGGGAACAGTGTACCGCGCGTCCATGTCGGGCGGTGATGTCATCGCCGTCAAGAAACTCTGGGCGAGGCCGTGCAAGGACAGAGCCGAAAAGTCCGACGGCCGCGGCGTCCTATCGGAAGTGGAGGTCCTGGGGAGGGTGAGGCACCGGAACATCGTGCGTCTCTTGGGGTGCTGCAGCAACGGCGATACGTCTCTGCTGCTGTACGAGTACATGCCCAACGGCAACCTCGACGGCTGGTTGCACGGCAAGAAGACCGGAGTGCCGCCGTTCCGTCAACGAGGCGAGGGCGGTGATCGAAAGAAGGAAGGCGGGGCGGGGTCGGCCGGCGACTGGGTGACGCGGTACAAGATCGCGGTGGGGGTGGCGGAGGGGATCAAGTACCTACACCACGACTGCAAGCCGGTGATCGTGCATCGAGATCTGAAGCCGAGCAATATCCTGCTGGACGCGGACCTGGAGGCTCGAGTCGCCGACTTCGGGGTCGCGAAGCTGCTGGACGACTCCAATGGGTCCATGTCCGTCATCGCCGGCTCCTACGGTTACATCGCTCCCG AGTACGCGTACACACTGCAAGTAGATGAGAAAAGCGACATCTACAGCTTCGGCGTGGTTCTGATGGAGATCATCAGCGGCAGAAGGTCGGTGGATGCCGAGTACGGGGACGGCAACAGCATCGTGGATTGGGTTCGGAACAAGATCCAGACCAAGGAAGGGGTGGTGGAAGTGTTGGACAAGGACGCAGGGGCTGACTGCGGCTCCGTCCGTGAAGAGATGCTGCTGGTCTTGAGGGTGGCACTGCTCTGCACAACCCGATGCCCGGCCGACCGGCCGTCCATGCGTGATGTCGTCTCCATGCTGCAAGAAGCAAAGCCAAAGAGAAAGGCGGTAAACACTTCTGATCTTCATGGCATCGACAGCCATGGTGTAAATAAAAGTTAA